Genomic DNA from SAR202 cluster bacterium:
TCCTCGCCCAAGGATCGAAAGCCGGCTCCAGATCACCCTTGGAGATCGAGACTGATTCAACCAAAACCAGTCGTACTGACAAAATCACTGAGCAGTAAGACTGACAAAGTCATTGAGCATTGACACGTGGCCTGTGTCTGGCGCATTCTTCGGTGTGGACTTAACACGGCCCTTCAGGCCGTTTGCTATGCCGGACCTTACCCAGCCCGTTGGGCTGGGCTCAGGGAACACGCTCCTTCAGAGCGTTAGGCCCAGGACAGCGGGCAAGGCAAGAATCAAAACTCGGAGAATCGAATTAGTTGGAGCAGGTGCCACAGACATCTCGCCCCTGCAGGGCTCTAAATCTATTCGGTCAAGTGACCCAGGGCTGCGCGCCTTCGCAGAGCCTTCGGCACTTCACCCTGGGCTAAGTTATCACGCGCCTTCAGCGCTCCCCGCATCGCCGCCCCAGAGGCGTGCAGAATCCTCATGATATGAGGACGGCTGAGGCAACCACGGGTTTGCTGAACTGCCGCGATACATCGGGCTGCCCATACTCAGCCGCGCCATTTGGGCGTGCAATGGCATTCTCATTGTTCTGGCCGGCTACCGGCGGGCGCCGGCCAGTGCGGTGGCGTTGTCCACGATGTCCGTATAGGACAGGCCGCAGTACTTTAGCAGGTCGTCTGTGGAGCGGCCGGACTTGGGGATGCGGCGCACGAACATCTGGCGCACCTTGAAGCTGCCGCCGTGGGCGGTCAGCGCATCGGCCACGGCGCCGCCGAGGCCCGCGCCGTAGTTGTCCTCCACTGTCAGAACGCGCCCGCCGTTCTTCAACGCCAGTGCCGCGATTGCCTCATTGTCGAATGGTATGGAGTAGAGGTCCACGAGGGTGGCCTTGATCCCTGCCTTCGCCAGCTCCGTGAGCGCCTTGCGCGATTCGTGGACCATGTACCCGCCGGCGACGATCAGAAGGTCGCTTCCCTCGGAAAGGACCTTGTGGCCGCCGAGGTCGAACTGGGTGTGGGAGTCGTACAGGAATTTGACGTCCGGCCGCATTGTGCGCATGTAGCACAGGCCATAGTGCTCCGCCATGCGAACGGTGAGCTGGTAGGCGCAATAGGCATCCGCGGGGTTCAGGATGTAGATTGCCGGGCCGCCCTCATCGGCATTAACCATCGCCATTGAGCGGAAGAACGCCATGTCCGCCATGGCCATCTGGCTTGGGCCGTCCGCAGCGATATTCACGCCGACGTGGGACCCGACGATCTTCATGTTGAAGCGGCTGATCAGGCCCATTTCGAGCTGGTCGTAGCCGCGCTGGATGAAGCGGCCGAAGCTGGAGGCGAAGGGTATCTTGCCGCCCACGGCCAATCCGCCCGCGCATGAGACCATGTGCTGCTCTGCGATGCGGCACTCAAAGAACCGCTCAGCCAGCTCCGCGTCCTTGTAGAAGTACTCGGAGAAGGTGGAGTTCTTCACATCCGCGTCCAGTGCCACGACGCTGCGGTTGGCGTGGCCAAGGGCCCGCAGCGCGATGCCGTACGCCTTGCGCGGCGCCAGCTCGCCCTTCTTGAGAGCGGCTTCCTGGCCAAATATTCGCGCGGCCTCATTGAAAGTGGGGACGGGGCTAAGCGTGTAGCGCTCGGGCGAGAATTTCCGGGGCGCCGGCGAGATCTTGAGCTCGCTCTTGATGCCGGAGACGCCCAGCTTCTGGGCCATCGTATCCAGCTGCGCCATTGCTTTTTTGTAGCCGTCGCCTGTCAGGGGCTTGCCGTGCCAGCCCGCCATCTCGGGAGTGGCGAACCCCCACCCTTTCACCGTCTCGGCGACAATCGCGAACGGCTTCGAACGAGGGTCTCGGCAGTGAGCGGTGTGCTCAGCAAGCGCCTGGTGTATCTCGGCGGGGCTGTGGCCGTCGACGACGCGCACCTCGTACCCCGCGCCGCGCAGCTTGGCGGCGGTTACCTCCGCGCTCTGCTGGTGGCTTACTTTGTCGGACTGGCCGTAGCTATTGCAGTTGAAGATTGGGCAGACGGTATTGAGGCCGTAGTCCGCGATGAAGTCGATGGCTTCCCATATCTGGCCCTCGCGGCTCTCACCGTCGCCTATGATGCAGAAGACGCGCTTGTCCAGCCCATCGAGCCTCCCGGCGGCGGCGAGGCCGGCGGCGAT
This window encodes:
- a CDS encoding transketolase, whose product is MGFDESVHAKAIELVKLSIDMTTAADSGHPSSAASLAHLVTALMYGHMRYSPAEPDSAAADRLVLSEGHAVPIVYAAAADIGIVVAKPEPHPLTREEVMRLRDIASPIDGHPNPAEGFTFFPAATGSLGQGLSIAAGLAAAGRLDGLDKRVFCIIGDGESREGQIWEAIDFIADYGLNTVCPIFNCNSYGQSDKVSHQQSAEVTAAKLRGAGYEVRVVDGHSPAEIHQALAEHTAHCRDPRSKPFAIVAETVKGWGFATPEMAGWHGKPLTGDGYKKAMAQLDTMAQKLGVSGIKSELKISPAPRKFSPERYTLSPVPTFNEAARIFGQEAALKKGELAPRKAYGIALRALGHANRSVVALDADVKNSTFSEYFYKDAELAERFFECRIAEQHMVSCAGGLAVGGKIPFASSFGRFIQRGYDQLEMGLISRFNMKIVGSHVGVNIAADGPSQMAMADMAFFRSMAMVNADEGGPAIYILNPADAYCAYQLTVRMAEHYGLCYMRTMRPDVKFLYDSHTQFDLGGHKVLSEGSDLLIVAGGYMVHESRKALTELAKAGIKATLVDLYSIPFDNEAIAALALKNGGRVLTVEDNYGAGLGGAVADALTAHGGSFKVRQMFVRRIPKSGRSTDDLLKYCGLSYTDIVDNATALAGARR